A single region of the Macrobrachium rosenbergii isolate ZJJX-2024 chromosome 5, ASM4041242v1, whole genome shotgun sequence genome encodes:
- the LOC136838987 gene encoding uncharacterized protein: MYHNKAQITRTLLFVDRVLIYNVLSNRQRLSNEIFSCLFSAHGPEQITLYIGRDEQIFDHKAKYLSWVFYCFAIDAQELSATLYVDGVFQERKTYVKSVENSGLFPNSPFVFLSFCPKDKWMVLMGDLADVTVWLDILSDEEVKNVSNCHSLTKEPVFSFSKSNWVMNGTAVWVHTEVVDNICQLIPYSMTNIVFMPQTRPEGVEFCHILGGELPVPQNERDNLLVKEASQAFAASIGEEKIVVHLGIIKQNGTWINSYTKSKQKFFNWPYFGPMYGELDTDMVYDITEEHWFGVLPSESFPVPCVLPATEFIIRGLCKESLLGKSLWLHKTNGNHLMFRSPTGTTLAKKKGTWVLESLLDVDCKGKLSAEMNPLPFGIKKWTLKDEKCFMDDQEIPLMLTKCLSTQFTCGDLQCIPIAQVCDQKADCPDGVDELDCFNKTSFPSSYAPTPPPSTPDQPFEIECSISVINYRSIDIKDMDAELDLILLIRWKDPRVVYQHLKSKPEENVIGLGDSLPVWTPAISVRSFLGAEAELKITEKFLMLEMTGGPMPDNFAIVSEGVRYSSKSVTQLMIIKAYVKYIFDPDLHKFPFDEQECLLFIRFHTGPGTILRVGKLNTIKPPYRTNLLEYAVVHIGLELRNSTIPFSGHNVLLSTTFAHRYGYYLLSIYLPTMLLTVIAYFTLFFEKDDFTDRIMVALTSLLVLSTFLSTASASMARVSYFTLIDIWLAFCIVIAFLICLTNTGLHWLLLKSQEKDTVWKVSPLENVKISAILKLEDSTKQKLIKWFDRIGFVAKIFFPAVIGLFVCFYVIVASNSW, translated from the exons ATGTATCACAATAAGGCACAAATCACCAGGACCTTACTCTTTGTTGATAGAGTGCTAATATATAACGTACTGTCAAACAGACAAAGACtaagtaatgaaattttttcttgtttgttttcagcACATGGACCGGAGCAAATCACACTATACATTGGCCGTGATGAACAAATCTTTGACCACAAAGCAAAGTACCTGTCTTGGGTCTTCTACTGCTTCGCTATTGATGCGCAAGAGTTGTCAGCGACTCTTTATGTGGATGGggtttttcaagaaagaaaaacgtATGTCAAATCAGTAGAAAACTCAGGATTATTTCCAAACAGTCCTTTTGTATTCCTAAGCTTTTGCCCAAAGGACAAGTGGATGGTCCTGATGGGAGATCTGGCCGACGTTACAGTCTGGCTGGATATTCTCAGCGACGAGGAAGTGAAAAATGTTTCCAACTGTCATTCATTGACCAAAGAGCCTGTCTTCAGCTTTAGCAAGTCCAACTGGGTCATGAATGGCACTGCTGTCTGGGTACACACAGAAGTGGTAGACAATATTTGTCAGCTCATCCCTTACTCAATGACAAACATTGTCTTTATGCCGCAAACTCGTCCAGAGGGAGTGGAGTTCTGTCACATACTGGGTGGTGAACTCCCGGTACcacagaatgagagagataaCTTATTAGTAAAGGAAGCCTCCCAGGCTTTTGCTGCTTCTATAGGAGAGGAGAAGATCGTCGTTCACTTGGGTATTATAAAGCAAAATGGCACATGGATAAACAGTTACACAAAGAGTAAACAAAAGTTCTTCAACTGGCCATATTTCGGTCCAATGTACGGGGAGTTAGATACTGACATGGTCTATGATATTACAGAAGAGCACTGGTTTGGAGTCTTACCTTCTGAGTCTTTTCCCGTGCCCTGTGTCTTACCTGCAACAGAATTTATAATAAGAGGTTTATGCAAAGAGTCCCTTCTAGGCAAAAGTTTGTGGCTTCATAAGACAAATGGCAATCATTTGATGTTCCGTTCTCCAACAGGCACGACTCTGgcaaaaaagaaaggaacatgGGTCTTGGAGTCTCTGCTAGACGTTGACTGCAAGGGTAAATTGTCAGCTGAAATGAACCCTCTCCCATTTGGAATTAAGAAATGGACACTGAAAGATGAGAAATGTTTCATGGATGACCAAGAAATACCCCTGATGCTAACAAAATGCCTGAGCACGCAGTTCACATGCGGTGACCTCCAGTGCATACCCATCGCCCAGGTGTGTGACCAAAAGGCTGACTGCCCAGACGGTGTTGACGAGTTGGATTGCTTTAACAAGACCTCCTTCCCCAGTTCCTATGCACCAACCCCTCCACCGTCTACCCCAGACCAGCCTTTTGAAATTGAGTGCAGCATCTCTGTCATCAACTATCGAAGCATAGACATCAAAGACATGGACGCAGAGCTGGATCTCATCCTACTCATCCGTTGGAAAGACCCAAGAGTTGTCTACCAACATTTGAAGAGTAAGCCGGAAGAAAATGTCATAGGCTTAGGTGACTCTCTACCGGTGTGGACGCCTGCCATTTCTGTGAGAAGTTTTCTTGGGGCAGAAGCTGAACTGAAGATCACAGAAAAATTTTTGATGCTTGAGATGACTGGTGGGCCAATGCCGGATAATTTTGCTATTGTTTCAGAAG GCGTACGGTATTCCTCCAAGTCCGTCACCCAGCTGATGATCATCAAGGCCTACGTCAAGTACATCTTTGACCCAGATCTCCACAAGTTCCCCTTTGACGAGCAGGAATGCCTCCTCTTCATCCGATTCCACACGGGGCCGGGAACCATCCTCCGCGTGGGCAAGCTGAACACTATCAAACCACCTTACAGAACCAATCTCTTGGAGTACGCGGTTGTCCACATAGGCCTAGAACTACGGAACAGCACCATACCCTTCTCCGGACATAACGTCCTTCTCTCCACAACCTTCGCCCACCGCTATGGTTACTACCTCCTCAGCATCTACTTGCCGACGATGTTGCTGACTGTTATCGCctattttactcttttcttcgAAAAGGACGACTTTACAGACCGCATCATGGTGGCGCTGACGTCACTTCTCGTCCTCTCGACGTTCCTTTCGACGGCTTCGGCATCCATGGCGCGCGTTTCGTACTTCACCCTGATCGACATTTGGTTGGCTTTCTGCATCGTTATCGCGTTTCTCATTTGCCTCACAAACACCGGATTGCACTGGTTGTTGCTCAAATCACAAGAAAAGGACACTGTATGGAAAGTCAGTCCtttggaaaatgtgaaaattagcGCCATTTTAAAATTAGAAGACTCAACGAAGCAGAAACTCATTAAATGGTTCGACCGCATTGGCTTCGTCGCCAAAATCTTCTTCCCTGCTGTCATTGGACTCTTTGTCTGCTTTTACGTCATCGTTGCTAGTAATAGTTGGTAA